Proteins encoded by one window of Yamadazyma tenuis chromosome 2, complete sequence:
- a CDS encoding uncharacterized protein (EggNog:ENOG503P7A1; COG:J): protein MSENLKRAESLFNRIMNQNAKEPTPFRSAVRSRETPHHHRDNHKDIHRDNRDRSRGHGDTRDGQNHAVGPNHHNHNHSHNNNHNYGRNRHRQELMNHDAMKVPSAVVEAEVAVGHLHIVPYCWTFWHHARYSQPKQRDGKNYLSRTQELEFPIYGGSGADATTKYVASVEQLWTSFSHLVTPKDSEIGTEYFMFKAGIPPMWEDPFNSRGGRWVFKFPRKSASSDSDGAGGDVDDDATVRARTSLIWERLVLSFVTGSLSTGDDTAEDVVKVAFSDINGVVVSIRRDEDIISVWNANLVSRTPAGGGNGFKKTNVPVKRIVCDAILRVIRECDMILASGGPGAIDVAAVHGANTSDRIKGVTYKYRLHADYNTDASTLSNNSSSINHHNGGRHRRRETVSATTDLPEAGLVPATHPESAPAHS from the coding sequence GTTCAACCGGATCATGAACCAAAACGCCAAAGAACCCACCCCGTTCCGTTCCGCTGTTAGACTGAGAGAAACCCCCCACCATCACAGAGACAACCACAAAGACATTCACAGGGACAACCGCGACCGGAGCCGGGGCCACGGCGATACCCGCGACGGCCAGAACCACGCTGTTGGCCCCAATCACCACAACCACAACCACAGTcacaacaacaaccatAACTACGGAAGAAACCGTCATCGCCAGGAGTTGATGAATCACGACGCCATGAAGGTGCCTTCGGCCGTGGTGGAGGCAGAGGTGGCCGTGGGCCACCTCCACATTGTTCCGTACTGCTGGACATTCTGGCACCATGCTCGGTACAGCCAGCCCAAGCAGAGGGACGGTAAAAACTACTTGCTGCGGACGCAAGAGCTCGAGTTTCCTATTTATGGCGGGTCTGGTGCCGATGCTACCACCAAGTACGTGGCGAGTGTCGAGCAGTTATGGACCAGCTTCAGCCACCTTGTTACACCCAAAGACCTGGAGATTGGTACCGAATATTTCATGTTTAAAGCAGGCATCCCGCCGATGTGGGAGGACCCTTTCAATTCTCGAGGCGGTCGGTGGGTATTTAAATTCCCTCGCAAAAGTGCCAGTAGCGACAGCGACGGTGCCGGGGGCGATGTGGACGATGACGCCACCGTGCGGGCCCGTACGAGTTTGATCTGGGAGAGATTGGTGCTTAGCTTTGTTACTGGATCGCTTCTGACGGGAGACGACACGGCGGAGGACGTGGTAAAGGTGGCCTTTTCCGATATCAACGGCGTGGTGGTGAGTATTCGTCGTGATGAGGACATCATCAGCGTGTGGAACGCCAACCTTGTATCACGGACCCCggctggtggtggtaatggGTTTAAAAAGACCAATGTTCCTGTAAAGCGTATTGTGTGCGATGCGATATTGCGAGTGATTCGAGAATGTGACATGATATTGGCCAGCGGTGGGCCTGGGGCCATCGACGTGGCGGCCGTCCACGGTGCCAACACGTCGGACCGCATCAAGGGTGTCACCTATAAGTACCGACTTCATGCTGATTATAATACCGATGCGAGCACCCTCAGCAACAATTCCAGTAGCATAAATCACCATAATGGTGGTCGGCACCGGCGCCGGGAGACGGTGTCTGCCACCACGGACCTCCCTGAGGCCGGGCTTGTTCCAGCCACTCACCCAGAGTCGGCCCCTGCCCACCTGTAA
- the GLN3 gene encoding glutamine-repressible protein regulator (EggNog:ENOG503NYEQ; COG:K), translating to MTQKDFDSPSIYQLYNSAKKLLSLQARMENRHLRKENARSITRLNIDSSPEGYGPIETETDMGASSFHNVLDLLSPLSVDYPEKPGFSGNGNGHTGVKSAAINSIMDITPASINDYSPPHTHSLQSMTVTGKIKREATTTISPVQISALTPKGPYCGNNNIETFSSPANANTNSLRQKSFTKLAPKSNLTMSLSQHKMPSDKLIECHNCHTVKTPLWRKDPDGKTLCNACGLFLKLHGTMRPLSLKTDVIKKRSSRKSASSTKLSSSLPNSLNSTMVSADRSRISVGVAHSNYSSPIDANSDENNANTPGSVTSSTSIPGSRPRNVLILPKPSFNDSKSIPIPNRTPGSIPNSPASPFTINPEHSQSFKRKKSDINMNIGSASRRPSATSLQSLQYPSSVSNSFNARKIVSSIPKRNSFVSSNSNSLNMMAHPSFFDKPVGPIPQAPPSQLSFSQKHRNSNVHIETSSVTSQSSFSSNRHNSLISESPIAMNPRMDLSSKTFINQDNLPQDLDWLKFEI from the coding sequence ATGACCCAAAAGGATTTCGACAGTCCTTCGATATACCAGTTGTACAACTCGGCCAAAAAGTTGTTATCGCTCCAAGCACGGATGGAAAATCGCCATCTTAGAAAGGAAAACGCCCGCCTGATCACCCGGTTGAACATTGATTCTTCTCCTGAAGGTTATGGACCTATTGAAACAGAAACCGACATGGGCGCCAGCAGTTTTCACAATGTGCTTGATCTCTTGAGTCCTTTGTCAGTGGACTATCCCGAAAAGCCTGGTTTTTCCGGTAATGGCAATGGCCACACGGGAGTCAAGTCTGCTGCCATAAATTCGATTATGGACATAACCCCTGCGAGCATCAACGACTACTCGCCACCCCACACTCACCTGTTGCAGTCGATGACGGTAACCGGGAAGATAAAGCGGGaggccaccaccacgatTTCCCCCGTTCAAATAAGTGCTTTGACCCCCAAAGGTCCGTATTGCGGTAATAATAACATCGAGACATTTTCGTCTCCCGCCAAcgccaacaccaactcctTGAGACAAAAGTCGTTTACCAAGCTCGCacccaagtccaacttgaccatGTCGTTGTCGCAGCACAAAATGCCCTCTGACAAGCTCATCGAGTGTCACAACTGTCACACGGTGAAAACGCCGTTATGGCGTAAAGACCCCGACGGTAAGACCTTGTGCAATGCCTGTGGGTTGTTCCTCAAGCTTCATGGCACCATGCGGCCACTCAGCTTGAAGACCGACGTGATAAAAAAGCGGTCGTCCAGAAAATCAGCCAGCTCCACCAAGCTCTCGAGTTCTTTGCCCAACTCTCTCAACAGCACCATGGTTTCGGCCGACAGATCCAGAATCAGTGTGGGGGTTGCACACTCCAACTACAGCTCGCCCATCGACGCCAACTCGGACGAGAACAACGCTAATACCCCAGGAAGTGTcacttcttccacctcgATCCCCGGCTCGCGGCCCCGAAATGTGTTGATCTTGCCCAAACCGTCGTTCAACGACTCCAAATCCATCCCCATTCCTAATAGAACCCCCGGATCCATCCCCAACAGTCCAGCATCCCCATTTACTATCAACCCTGAGCACAGCCAGTCGTTCAAACGGAAGAAGTCAGATATCAACATGAACATTGGCAGTGCTAGCCGGAGACCATCTGCCACGTCGTTACAGTCGTTACAGTACCCCAGCTCCGTctccaactcgttcaaTGCCCGCAAAATCGTCAGCTCAATCCCCAAACGCAACTCATTTGTAAGCTCCAATTCTAATTCCCTTAATATGATGGCCCACCCCAGCTTTTTTGATAAACCAGTTGGCCCCATCCCCCAAGCACCTCCGTCACAGCTCCTGTTCTCCCAAAAACACAGAAACTCCAATGTACATATAGAGACCAGTTCGGTGACGTCACAAAGCTCTTTCAGCTCCAATAGACACAACTCCCTTATTAGCGAGTCCCCCATTGCCATGAACCCCCGAATGGACCTTTCGTCCAAGACGTTCATTAACCAAGACAATTTACCCCAAGACCTCGACTGGTTGAAGTTCGAGATCTAA
- the SAH1 gene encoding S-adenosyl-L-homocysteine hydrolase (COG:H; BUSCO:EOG09262LYR; EggNog:ENOG503NU46), whose product MSAPALNYKVADISLAAFGRKDIELSENEMPGLMHIRKKYGQDQPLKGARIAGCLHMTIQTAVLIETLTALGAEVTWTSCNIFSTQDHAAAAIAASGVPVFAWKGETEEEYLWCLDQQLFAFKDNKKLNLILDDGGDLTSLVHKKYPEMLEGCFGLSEETTTGVHHLYKMLKEGDLKVPAINVNDSVTKSKFDNLYGCRESLIDGIKRATDVMIAGKTAVVAGFGDVGKGCAMALRGMGAKVIVTEIDPINALQAAVSGYEVLPMEEVASVGQIFVTTTGCRDIITGEHFSKMPNDAIVCNIGHFDIEIDVAWLKANAESVVNIKPQVDRFLLKNGRHVILLAEGRLVNLGCATGHSSFVMSCSFSNQVLAQIALFNSKNLEFRSKYPEFAKAGDFDVGVHLLPKILDETVARLHLDHLGVRLSALSKVQAEYLDIAVEGPFKADIYRY is encoded by the coding sequence ATGTCTGCTCCAGCTCTTAACTACAAAGTCGCCGACATCTCCTTGGCCGCCTTCGGCAGAAAGGACATCGAATTGTCCGAAAACGAAATGCCTGGTTTGATGCACATCAGAAAAAAGTACGGCCAAGACCAACCTTTAAAAGGTGCTAGAATCGCCGGTTGTTTGCACATGACCATCCAAACCGCTGTTTTGATCGAAACTTTGACAGCTTTGGGGGCCGAGGTCACCTGGACTTCCTGTAACATTTTCTCCACCCAGGACCAcgctgctgctgccattgctgcttctggtgTCCCAGTGTTTGCTTGGAAGGGagaaactgaagaagaatacTTGTGGTGTCTTGACCAGCAATTGTTCGCTTTCAAggacaacaagaagttgaacttgatcttggatgATGGTGGAGACTTGACCTCTTTGGTCCACAAGAAGTACCCTGAAATGTTGGAAGGCTGTTTCGGATTGTCTGAGGAAACCACCACCGGTGTTCACCACTTATacaagatgttgaaggaagGAGACTTGAAGGTCCCAGCCATCAACGTTAACGACTCGgtcaccaagtccaagttcgACAACTTGTACGGATGCAGAGAATCTCTTATCGATGGTATTAAGAGAGCCACCGACGTTATGATTGCCGGTAAGACCGCTGTGGTTGCTGGTTTCGGTGATGTTGGTAAGGGTTGTGCCATGGCCTTGAGAGGAATGGGAGCCAAGGTGATTGTCACCGAAATCGACCCTATCAACGCTTTGCAAGCTGCTGTTTCGGGTTACGAGGTGTTACCAATGGAAGAGGTTGCGTCTGTGGGACAAATCtttgtcaccaccaccggTTGTAGAGATATCATCACAGGAGAACACTTCTCCAAGATGCCAAATGATGCCATTGTTTGTAACATTGGTCACTTTGACATTGAAATCGATGTGGCCTGGTTGAAGGCCAATGCCgaatcggtggtgaacATCAAGCCTCAAGTCGACagattcttgttgaagaacggTAGACACGTGATCTTGTTGGCCGAAGGTAGATTGGTCAACTTGGGATGTGCCACTGGTCACTCCTCGTTCGTGATGTCCTGTTCTTTCTCCAACCAGGTGTTGGCTCAAATCgctttgttcaactccaagaaccTCGAATTCAGAAGCAAGTACCCAGAATTTGCCAAGGCTGGTGACTTCGATGTTGGTGTCCACTTGTTgccaaagatcttggacgAAACCGTCGCCAGATTGCACTTGGATCACTTGGGAGTCAGATTATCTGCCTTGAGCAAGGTCCAAGCCGAATACTTGGATATTGCGGTGGAAGGTCCTTTCAAGGCTGATATCTACAGATATTAG
- the RNY1_2 gene encoding ribonuclease T2-like (COG:A; EggNog:ENOG503NV66) has protein sequence MLINPLIGFSTLGSVFFGAPDDLGTTNSCPFVPATCTNSTPIENSCCFESPGGILLLTQFWDYYPPIGGNETFTLHGLWPNRCSADNTYDQFCDPSLEVHNPKEILSSFDPALLSDLEEYWKNFNGHDESLWEHEFNKHGTCVNTIKPNCYSSYKPHQNVYDYFRVTVELYKKLDTFQFLAAEGIVPSNDKTYTKSEIQSALDKNFGGKKVYFHCNKYNGLQEVWYYHHLQGPLTGEQFVPIDASQSSRCPETGIKFFPKGSLGHIPPPPKHPSDLPTGYLKIGNGCAISSGKFFTKGTCATFRVKKAEFGGYNLLSSKGTCFVEDNALKCNRSKNTKNQFNVKDGKVGYNNVFKWCVDGTNDQKDIVLSDGTCQEFELQFEEF, from the coding sequence ATGTTAATTAATCCACTTATAGGCTTCAGCACTCTCGGCTCCGTGTTCTTCGGGGCTCCAGATGACTTGGGGACTACCAACAGTTGTCCGTTTGTGCCTGCGACGTGCACAAATTCCACTCCCATTGAAAACTCTTGTTGTTTCGAAAGCCCTGGCGGCATCCTTTTACTCACGCAATTCTGGGATTACTACCCACCAATTGGTGGAAACGAGACTTTCACTCTCCACGGGTTGTGGCCCAACCGCTGCTCGGCCGACAACACCTACGACCAGTTCTGTGACCCATCACTCGAGGTCCATAACCCCAAGGAGATCTTATCGCTGTTTGACCCAGCATTGTTGTCAGACTTAGAGGAATACTGGAAGAACTTCAACGGCCATGACGAGAGTTTGTGGGAGCACGAGTTCAACAAACATGGAACCTGTGTTAATACCATCAAGCCCAATTGCTATTCCAGCTACAAGCCACACCAAAATGTGTATGATTACTTTAGAGTCACGGTCGAGTTGTACAAAAAGCTCGACACTTTCCAGTTTTTGGCAGCCGAAGGCATTGTTCCATCCAACGACAAGACATACACCAAGAGCGAGATTCAGTCGGCATTAGACAAGAACTTTGGTGGCAAAAAGGTGTACTTCCACTGTAACAAGTACAATGGTCTTCAGGAGGTGTGGTACTACCACCACTTACAAGGCCCTTTGACGGGCGAGCAGTTTGTGCCCATTGATGCATCGCAGTCTTCGAGATGTCCTGAGACTGGCATCAAATTCTTTCCCAAAGGATCTCTTGGGCATattccaccacctcctAAACATCCTTCAGACTTACCCACAGGATACTTGAAGATAGGAAACGGATGTGCCATTTCGAGTGGAAAGTTTTTCACCAAAGGAACGTGTGCTACCTTCAGGGTTAAGAAAGCTGAGTTTGGTGGTTACAACCTTTTGTCGAGCAAAGGAACGTGTTTTGTGGAAGACAATGCTCTCAAGTGCAATCGCAGTAAAAACACAAAAAATCAATTCAACGTGAAAGATGGAAAAGTAGGGTACAACAACGTGTTTAAGTGGTGTGTTGACGGCACTAATGATCAGAAGGATATTGTGTTGTCCGATGGGACGTGCCAGGAGTTTGAGCTCCAGTTCGAAGAGTTTTAG
- a CDS encoding uncharacterized protein (EggNog:ENOG503PNV3; COG:S), translating into MLGLFSTLKGRVTLGVRATQLLFSIIVLGCGAALASTSFTSGRAGLCIATAVLTLIYIALTVIPKVYPLLPTISLLVSESVLFILWLASFASIADAQYGSISCDIGDYGYYHSILHDYRKACHNGKALLAFAVLSWLLSIASLALTILYVVIPAAKTKTLVAGGNNVLTGALFDIDVSPALKTTNTGVVTDEENKAESDQDVVKEAETEAEADVPEPTVADPDTTEVDLSAPAKST; encoded by the coding sequence ATGCTTGGTTTGTTTTCTACTTTGAAAGGGCGTGTGACCCTTGGCGTCAGGGCCACCCAATTGTTGTTCAGTATTATTGTATTGGGATGTGGGGCGGCCTTGGCCTCCACCAGTTTCACTTCCGGTAGAGCTGGGCTTTGTATTGCCACTGCCGTCTTGACCTTGATATATATCGCTCTCACGGTGATCCCTAAAGTGTATCCTCTTTTACCCACCATTTCGTTGTTGGTAAGTGAGTCGGTTTTGTTCATTCTCTGGTTGGCATCGTTTGCAAGCATTGCTGACGCCCAGTATGGGTCAATTTCCTGTGATATTGGTGACTATGGGTACTATCACTCAATACTCCACGATTATCGGAAGGCTTGTCATAATGGAAAGGCGTTGTTGGCGTTTGCCGTTTTGTCGTGGTTGTTGTCGATTGCGTCGTTGGCATTGACGATTCTCTACGTGGTGATTCCAGCAGCCAAAACCAAGACATTGGTAGCGGGTGGAAACAATGTGTTGACGGGAGCCTTGTTCGACATAGACGTTTCTCCAGCTCTtaaaaccaccaacactGGGGTTGTCACGGATGAGGAAAATAAGGCTGAGAGCGACCAGGATGTTGTGAAAGAGGCAGAGACAGAGGCTGAAGCTGACGTGCCGGAGCCAACAGTGGCTGATCCAGATACCACCGAAGTCGACTTGTCTGCGCCCGCTAAATCCACGTAG
- a CDS encoding NADPH-dependent methylglyoxal reductase (COG:V; EggNog:ENOG503NVWR): MSKVFITGVNGYIAQHLLAQLLEKGYSVVGTVRSEEKGQELKKSFPPLEYEVVPDIAEPGAFDKALQKHHDIVGFFHNASPLILESDDIENVIIVPAIAGTLNALEAVKKYAPLVKRFVFTSSNAAIVSPTDGKDSVVTEESWCNLGRNDGATGLMGYKISKTFAERAVWDFVEKEKPNFTFNVVHPTFVFGPQAVASNAKLPLNHSANFVGKLIKLNSDDPLPPSAGAFIDVRDVAKAHIFAFETELTKLRLYMYDVKFNTQRLVDIIRANFPQLSYLPKGDASKVAEYGNLPQIQNEKTRSLVGPFISLKQSVIDTIQQLIDQHPEYVAS; this comes from the coding sequence ATGTCTAAAGTCTTCATTACCGGTGTCAATGGGTATATCGCCCAGCATTTGTTGGCTCAGTTGCTTGAAAAAGGTTACTCAGTGGTGGGTACCGTTAGATCCGAAGAAAAGGGccaagaattgaagaaaagcTTCCCACCCCTTGAATATGAAGTGGTTCCCGACATCGCTGAGCCAGGAGCATTTGATAAGGCGTTGCAGAAACACCATGATATCGTGGGTTTCTTCCATAATGCCTCCCCACTCATCTTGGAGAGTGACGATATCGAAAACGTCATTATTGTTCCTGCCATTGCCGGAACTTTGAATGCCCTTGAGGCTGTAAAGAAGTATGCCCCGCTAGTGAAGAGATTCGTGTTTACGTCCTCCAATGCCGCTATCGTCTCTCCCACAGATGGAAAGGACTCGGTGGTCACTGAAGAATCGTGGTGTAATCTCGGTAGAAATGACGGTGCCACTGGTTTGATGGGATacaagatctccaagaCGTTCGCTGAGAGGGCCGTATGGGACTTTGTGGAGAAGGAAAAGCCTAATTTCACCTTCAACGTGGTGCACCCTACTTTTGTGTTTGGTCCACAAGCAGTTGCTTCCAATGCCAAACTTCCATTGAACCACAGCGCCAACTTTGTGGGAAAACttatcaagttgaacagTGATGATCCACTTCCTCCGCTGGCGGGAGCCTTCATCGATGTGAGAGACGTTGCAAAAGCTCATATCTTCGCTTTTGAAACCGAGCTCACCAAGCTTCGTTTGTATATGTATgatgtcaagttcaacacccAGAGGTTGGTTGATATCATTCGTGCAAACTTCCCACAACTCAGTTATCTCCCTAAGGGAGATGCTTCAAAGGTTGCGGAGTACGGTAATTTGCCTCAGATTCAAAACGAAAAAACCAGGTCTCTTGTAGGTCCTTTCATCAGCTTGAAACAGTCGGTTATCGACACCATCCAGCAGTTAATTGACCAGCACCCCGAGTATGTGGCTTCATAG
- a CDS encoding uncharacterized protein (COG:B; EggNog:ENOG503NVGQ) — MNRIPGASQFRTTKQSKVVSCVRCCQQKRKCSRDRPSCSYCVTHGHICSYVNPAQKQVSSTKPSFDLTSCYHNDLASTKATADEVTSSSSSTASSDSVFSSKHENSTPPQITPKAPATASSVPAINWLVNPSTEDESLSTPPMESSPASSCRTVVSTSSSVPVVLSPGTKIVPPINSFWPKSLPNTSCSPADPKTRISTGPAFTNVFNSALNQSAPAMVEDLNSLASFMPEKSLADTLFARFKSSIHPLIPILDWEAICPIYERFWIDKSVDLSFYIQVFTIFYAASVSEFQEVSFHNYSNTSEYSDRLKYFVGAAEIALAMSGFPRTISLIGLQASVILHSVVRNDCRSDDCGSIGTLVRLAQLIELHRDPLKYHRIEDKNEAQLKRLLWWQIYYLDTTTAISSHLPPIITENEYDTLLPNEYYLDHNDKFKLDQSLAFANGKFRWIECCNRMLRLSFSLRAPDSTAIQKLEKHISDLSIHCSSLIERMLSPANINLSQEAFVNFSASVVSTLPDRCNILLQVLFTAKDEPPQSKPEISSVSKDSIPATSRMVDIQVHLLREFIHHGLMPQNILYLWEVRKFQPIQTLLSLLRNLLLDIKQINAHNTLPSVKMLRNDKRVKCIEDAVSNLSYLSKNTTKLCEERWKFLIDMKQSIWNIIYGETEVDSLYFSSTPSENVFSETSLNNGASPAYWEKFNEEINDFQQLIEDNLSVKLWDESSGHFFL; from the coding sequence ATGAACCGCATTCCTGGTGCCAGCCAGTTTCGAACCACAAAACAGTCCAAAGTGGTGTCGTGTGTCCGCTGCTGCCAACAGAAACGCAAGTGCTCCCGAGATCGGCCCTCATGCCTGTACTGCGTGACCCACGGCCACATTTGTAGCTACGTCAATCCGGCTCAGAAACAAGTATCTTCCACAAAACCCTCCTTTGACCTCACATCGTGCTACCACAACGACCTTGCGTCCACCAAGGCCACCGCCGATGAAGTCACATCTTCCTCCAGCTCGACGGCGTCGCTGGACTCGGTGTTTTCGTCTAAGCATGAGAATTCAACACCACCCCAAATCACTCCCAAAGCTCCTGCTACCGCCAGTTCGGTGCCAGccatcaactggttggtCAACCCGTCGACCGAAGATGAACTGCTCTCTACACCTCCCATGGAATCACTGCCAGCTAGTCTGTGCCGCACCGTAGTGTCGACTTCGTCGCTGGTCCCGGTGGTGTTATCGCCAGGCACAAAAATTGTACCGCCAATCAACTCGTTTTGGCCCAAAAGCTTGCCCAACACCTCCTGCTCTCCGGCTGACCCCAAGACACGTATTAGCACAGGCCCAGCGTTCACAAATGTATTCAACTCGGCCCTCAACCAAAGTGCTCCTGCGATGGTGGAAGACTTGAACTCGCTCGCTTCATTTATGCCGGAGAAAAGTTTGGCCGATACGCTTTTTGCCCGGTTCAAGAGTTCCATCCACCCCCTCATCCCCATATTGGACTGGGAGGCTATCTGCCCAATTTATGAGCGGTTTTGGATCGATAAGCTGGTGGACTTGTCGTTCTACATCCAGGTGTTCACGATTTTCTACGCGGCGTCGGTGTCGGAGTTTCAGGAGGTGTCGTTTCACAACTACAGCAACACCTCGGAGTACTCTGACCGGTTGAAGTACTTTGTGGGGGCGGCAGAGATAGCATTGGCCATGAGTGGCTTTCCTCGGACTATTTCGTTGATCGGACTTCAGGCCTCGGTGATTCTTCACTCGGTGGTGCGGAATGATTGCCGCTCTGACGACTGTGGTTCCATAGGTACCTTGGTACGGTTGGCCCAGTTGATCGAACTCCACAGAGATCCGTTGAAATACCATAGAATAGAAGACAAAAACGAAGCTCAGCTCAAAagacttctttggtggcaGATCTACTATCTTGATACAACCACCGCGATCTCTTCTCACTTACCTCCGATTATTACGGAGAACGAGTACGATACGCTACTTCCCAATGAGTACTACTTGGACCACAAcgacaagttcaagcttGACCAGTCGCTTGCGTTTGCAAACGGGAAGTTTAGGTGGATTGAATGTTGTAACCGAATGTTAAGATTATCGTTTAGTCTTCGTGCTCCAGATTCAACTGCCATTcagaagttggagaaacaCATAAGCGACTTGTCTATTCACTGTTCCTCATTGATTGAACGAATGTTGAGTCCCGCTAATATTAATCTTTCACAGGAAGCTTTTGTGAACTTCAGTGCGTCAGTGGTTTCGACCTTGCCTGACAGGTGTAATATTCTTTTGCAGGTACTTTTCACTGCGAAAGACGAACCTCCGCAATCCAAACCTGAAATCTCGTCCGTGTCAAAAGACAGCATTCCTGCAACTTCTCGTATGGTAGACATCCAAGTGCACTTGTTACGAGAGTTCATTCACCATGGCTTGATGCCCCAGAATATTCTCTATTTGTGGGAAGTCCGCAAATTCCAGCCTATTCAAACTCTCCTTTCCTTGCTCAGAAACTtacttcttgatatcaagcAAATCAACGCCCATAACACGCTACCTAGTGTCAAGATGTTAAGAAACGACAAAAGAGTGAAGTGCATCGAAGATGCTGTGAGTAACCTTCTGTACTTATCGAAGaataccaccaaattgTGTGAAGAGAGATGGAAGTTTTTAATCGACATGAAGCAATCAATTTGGAATATCATCTACGGCGAGACCGAGGTGGATTCCTTATActtctcatcaactccttcTGAAAATGTGTTCTCGGAAACAAGTCTCAATAATGGTGCTCTGCCTGCGTACTGGGAAAAATTCAACgaggaaatcaatgatttccaacaactcatAGAGGATAACTTGAGTGTGAAGCTCTGGGATGAGTCCTCAGGCCATTTTTTTCTTTAA
- a CDS encoding uncharacterized protein (EggNog:ENOG503NXGZ; COG:S) — MTTITLNNGTTIPQLGLGVFLTPQDVAKPTVYSALDIGYRHIDSASKYGNEQQVCEGIAQWLKDNNQSRKSVFYTTKIWNSDHGYQACKKAIEVCLKNASSIGYIDLVLVHSPLSNAEKRHGTWLALQEAVDAGTVKNIGVSNYGVAHLQELLAYSDLKYKPVINQVEIHPWLTREELVQFCRENEIAVEAYSPLARGKNFGDEYIVQLSKKYNVTEAQIMIKWSLAKGYIPLPKTVNQDRLVSNFDVYSFELTKDEIAQLDAKDVYGITGWDPTKFPLDADADAD, encoded by the coding sequence ATGACAACAATCACCCTCAACAACGGAACAACCATCCCCCAGCTCGGTTTAGGAGTCTTCTTGACTCCACAGGATGTTGCAAAACCTACCGTCTACTCCGCTTTGGACATCGGATATAGACATATCGACTCGGCCCTGAAGTACGGAAATGAGCAGCAGGTATGTGAAGGAATTGCTCAATGGCTCAAGGACAATAACCAGAGCCGGAAACTGGTTTTCTATACCACGAAAATCTGGAATTCAGACCATGGTTACCAAGCCTGTAAGAAGGCCATTGAGGTATGCTTGAAAAATGCCAGTTCAATCGGATATATTGACTTGGTTTTAGTCCATTCACCCTTGAGTAATGCCGAAAAGCGTCATGGAACTTGGTTGGCGTTACAAGAAGCAGTGGATGCCGGAACTGTCAAAAATATCGGAGTTTCCAATTACGGGGTGGCCCATTTGCAAGAACTCTTGGCGTACTCGGACTTGAAGTACAAGCCCGTGATCAATCAGGTGGAAATCCATCCGTGGTTGACCCGTGAGGAGTTGGTGCAGTTTTGTCGGGAGAACGAGATTGCAGTGGAAGCGTACTCTCCATTGGCCAGAGGAAAGAACTTCGGAGACGAGTACATTGTGCAGTTGAGCAAAAAGTATAACGTTACAGAGGCCCAAATCATGATTAAATGGTCGTTGGCGAAGGGATATATTCCCCTTCCAAAGACAGTTAATCAGGATAGGCTTGTGAGCAATTTTGATGTTTATAGCTTTGAGCTTACTAAGGACGAAATTGCCCAACTCGACGCAAAAGATGTATACGGTATTACCGGCTGGGATCCCACCAAGTTCCCATTGGACGCCGATGCCGATGCCGATTAG